Proteins encoded within one genomic window of Nonomuraea gerenzanensis:
- a CDS encoding amino acid ABC transporter ATP-binding protein, with protein MTVPMVRARAVRKHFGHLEVLKGIDLDVRPQEVVVVLGPSGSGKSTFLRCVNHLETIDGGSIHVDGELIGFEASGGKVRHLRKSRITRQRREIGMVFQQFNLFPHMTVLQNVIEAPIGVRGEPREQARERGHALLRRVGLEDKAGSYPRQLSGGQQQRVAIARALAMRPKLMLFDEPTSALDPELVGEVLATMKGLAEDGLTMIVVTHEIGFAREVADRVVFMDGGVVVESGTPADVLDNPSSPRTRAFLSRVL; from the coding sequence ATGACCGTCCCCATGGTCCGCGCCCGCGCCGTACGCAAGCACTTCGGCCACCTGGAGGTGCTCAAGGGCATCGACCTCGACGTGCGGCCGCAGGAGGTGGTGGTCGTGCTCGGCCCGTCGGGCTCGGGCAAGTCCACGTTCCTGCGCTGCGTGAACCACCTGGAGACCATCGACGGCGGCTCCATCCACGTGGACGGCGAGCTGATCGGGTTCGAGGCGTCCGGCGGGAAGGTGCGGCACCTGCGCAAGAGCCGGATCACCCGCCAGCGCAGGGAGATCGGCATGGTCTTCCAGCAGTTCAACCTCTTCCCGCACATGACCGTGCTGCAGAACGTCATCGAGGCGCCCATCGGCGTCCGCGGTGAGCCGCGCGAGCAGGCCAGGGAACGCGGGCACGCCCTGCTGCGCCGCGTCGGCCTGGAGGACAAGGCGGGCAGCTACCCCCGGCAGCTCTCCGGCGGGCAGCAGCAGCGCGTCGCGATCGCCAGGGCGCTGGCCATGCGGCCCAAGCTCATGCTGTTCGACGAGCCGACCAGCGCGCTCGACCCCGAACTGGTCGGCGAGGTGCTGGCGACCATGAAGGGCCTGGCCGAGGACGGGCTCACCATGATCGTGGTGACCCACGAGATCGGGTTCGCCCGGGAGGTGGCCGACCGCGTCGTGTTCATGGACGGGGGCGTCGTCGTCGAGTCCGGCACGCCCGCCGACGTGCTCGACAACCCCAGCAGCCCGCGGACCCGGGCCTTCCTCAGCCGCGTACTCTAG